The Deltaproteobacteria bacterium genome has a segment encoding these proteins:
- a CDS encoding tetratricopeptide repeat protein produces the protein MAKSMVEKYEQILSADPGSMVFVELAKALLDRGDARRAIDVCQAGLQHHPESVVGRVLWGKALISVGKPAEAMQQFDEAIAVDRENPYAYNLIGEVLLHKGLHRSALPILKKAVALQPNDTRVRQWLDQTTRALNGEKVTAQPQYTTVDPIPAVSAPPQPARAAASPSHGDPTVTDAKAYVPTTPIGGGASTGAAPVVQAAGEPEVLRGMTDVFQSLAAREAAAPVVASSTLAAAPAETLTPKPRVMTPGPMPVPTLPAPNGDAQDALAPDPTLSRPITTGTVPYGKSPLARPHAKPLEPEVTDPHGLSNGESIVTNPGEPPPPPQLREDEATVARAAQSTRLADGDPPPDLLAPAAPVNVLARDPATTVAPPGGLGQDEQVRMTRPADEEAPLPPELVAATLSPGGEPRKDHTLPGPPPPAPGARGPDDTADLPLAPAATPVIPGTAAPAGGPPPLKGKTMPKMPALQPGGPPPMPSSKQTGKLLLPDLPTASPPTPSMELPKVELSSQAAEAIAKEYERELREKLAAAANKPKTFWQKHGLKLGAGALFLALCGVGYGVFRYAKHASADLPKLMAQAHAGIEKDTQSSYAAALTALSDLLEVSPDNAEAHALAAYAHAIVYREHGQEAKEREAALSELGHPEIEQLYPELAAAARYYLADNDAEARGAAKPLLAGKGAEAHEIAGKLLLDSDPRRAVEQFQESLKAQSAHVRTYVAIADYYLKSGEPSVAQNMLANARELSDHHPGVILGLVNARLAQGKELDQAQADLAMLEKDSDKLDPDTRARLDLATGRLLASQGQGEAGLQRLEQGLSRAPARAFEFHQALAEAHAMQGAYDKSLSELFQAQKSKPGADKDLALLDQIARAELALGRSGDALKLTEKLDDRRIHLTRGIALFQQGSLDASKRELLLTRRDKNMPTEAACYLARAEIAAGHKEDAKPAIDAIFTAGKLSPEAQVARGELLWASGDSAGAQTSFAAAAEDRREYEAPYLQGKLLLSQGKLADAKAPLELSLSRNHFYGEAHKALGRLLLAQGDAQGARSHLSIYLKEHKDDALAMAGMARANLAIGDLSDARGFALKATEHPGRDAEITWTRTQVDLAAGDGSLVLRELSKRAAALRSADAWCDLGDAAFDVDDTKAATVAYEKADKMEHGLARARAGLAVAQARTQGKGALKELTDLAAPANKLPPLQQARVLAEVARLSPAAEQKDKATAAVATSDASAPAHLALGLALGRTAEGQAELARAVALEPALAEAHVALAETYSALGDRAHAVSEAGAALRITSAGSVATRARALAGGAAEPAPKPMHAAKGGKKRKGK, from the coding sequence ATGGCGAAGTCGATGGTGGAGAAGTACGAGCAGATCCTCTCCGCCGATCCCGGATCCATGGTCTTCGTCGAGCTGGCCAAGGCCCTGCTCGACCGCGGTGACGCCCGGCGCGCCATCGACGTCTGCCAGGCAGGCCTTCAGCACCACCCGGAGTCCGTGGTCGGCCGGGTGCTCTGGGGCAAGGCGCTCATCAGCGTGGGCAAGCCCGCGGAGGCCATGCAGCAGTTCGACGAGGCGATCGCCGTCGACCGCGAGAACCCCTACGCCTACAACCTCATCGGCGAGGTGCTGCTGCACAAGGGCCTGCACCGCTCGGCGCTGCCCATCCTCAAGAAAGCCGTGGCCCTGCAGCCCAACGACACGCGCGTGCGCCAGTGGCTGGATCAGACCACCCGCGCGCTCAATGGCGAGAAGGTCACCGCGCAGCCGCAGTACACCACCGTCGATCCCATTCCGGCGGTCTCCGCGCCGCCGCAACCTGCACGCGCCGCGGCCTCGCCCTCGCACGGTGACCCGACGGTCACCGATGCCAAGGCCTACGTGCCCACGACACCCATCGGCGGTGGCGCGTCGACGGGTGCCGCGCCCGTGGTGCAGGCGGCCGGTGAGCCCGAGGTGCTCCGGGGCATGACCGACGTCTTCCAGTCGCTGGCGGCGCGCGAGGCGGCTGCCCCCGTGGTGGCTTCGTCGACGCTCGCGGCCGCGCCCGCGGAGACGCTCACGCCCAAGCCGCGGGTGATGACCCCGGGCCCGATGCCGGTGCCCACCCTGCCCGCGCCGAACGGCGACGCTCAAGATGCGCTCGCGCCGGATCCCACGCTGAGCCGGCCCATCACCACCGGGACGGTGCCCTACGGCAAGTCTCCGCTGGCGCGCCCGCACGCCAAGCCGCTCGAGCCCGAGGTCACCGATCCGCACGGCCTGAGCAACGGCGAGTCCATCGTCACCAACCCGGGCGAGCCGCCGCCTCCGCCGCAGCTCCGCGAGGACGAGGCCACCGTCGCGCGCGCCGCCCAGTCCACCCGCCTCGCTGACGGCGACCCGCCGCCGGATCTGCTCGCACCCGCCGCGCCCGTAAACGTGCTCGCGCGCGATCCGGCGACGACCGTGGCGCCGCCAGGCGGCCTGGGCCAGGACGAGCAGGTCCGCATGACCCGCCCCGCCGACGAGGAGGCGCCGCTGCCTCCCGAGCTGGTGGCGGCCACGCTCTCGCCCGGGGGCGAGCCGCGCAAGGACCACACCTTGCCTGGCCCGCCGCCGCCCGCACCCGGCGCGCGCGGTCCCGACGACACCGCCGATCTCCCTCTCGCTCCGGCGGCCACGCCCGTCATCCCCGGCACGGCGGCGCCTGCGGGCGGCCCGCCGCCGCTCAAGGGCAAGACCATGCCCAAGATGCCGGCGCTGCAGCCCGGTGGCCCGCCGCCGATGCCGTCGTCGAAGCAGACCGGGAAGCTGCTCCTGCCCGATCTGCCCACCGCGTCGCCGCCCACGCCGAGCATGGAGCTGCCCAAGGTGGAGCTCTCCAGCCAGGCGGCCGAGGCCATCGCCAAGGAGTACGAGCGCGAGCTGCGCGAGAAGCTCGCCGCCGCGGCCAACAAGCCCAAGACCTTCTGGCAGAAGCACGGCCTCAAGCTGGGCGCGGGCGCGCTCTTCCTCGCGCTCTGCGGCGTGGGCTACGGCGTATTCCGCTACGCCAAGCACGCCAGCGCCGATCTGCCCAAGCTCATGGCCCAGGCGCACGCGGGCATCGAGAAGGACACCCAGTCGAGCTACGCCGCCGCGCTCACCGCCCTCAGCGATCTGCTCGAGGTCTCGCCCGACAACGCCGAGGCCCACGCGCTCGCGGCGTACGCCCACGCCATCGTCTACCGCGAGCACGGCCAGGAGGCGAAGGAGCGCGAGGCCGCGCTCTCCGAGCTCGGCCACCCGGAGATCGAGCAGCTCTATCCGGAGCTGGCCGCGGCCGCGCGCTACTACCTCGCCGACAACGACGCCGAGGCCCGGGGCGCCGCCAAGCCGCTCCTCGCCGGCAAGGGCGCCGAGGCGCACGAGATCGCGGGCAAGCTCCTGCTCGACTCGGATCCGCGACGCGCCGTGGAGCAGTTCCAGGAGAGCCTCAAGGCCCAGAGTGCGCACGTGCGCACCTACGTGGCCATCGCCGACTACTACTTGAAGTCGGGCGAGCCCAGCGTCGCGCAGAACATGCTCGCCAATGCCCGCGAGCTCTCGGATCACCACCCCGGCGTGATCCTGGGGCTCGTCAACGCGCGGCTCGCGCAGGGCAAGGAGCTCGACCAGGCGCAGGCCGATCTGGCGATGCTCGAGAAGGACTCGGACAAGCTCGATCCCGACACGCGCGCACGGCTCGATCTCGCAACCGGACGCCTGCTGGCGAGCCAGGGCCAGGGCGAGGCGGGGCTGCAGCGGCTGGAGCAGGGACTCTCTCGCGCGCCCGCGCGCGCATTCGAGTTCCACCAGGCGCTGGCCGAGGCGCATGCGATGCAGGGCGCCTACGACAAGAGCCTCTCCGAGCTCTTCCAGGCCCAGAAGTCGAAGCCCGGCGCCGACAAGGATCTCGCGCTGCTGGATCAAATCGCCCGCGCGGAGCTCGCGCTGGGCCGCAGCGGCGATGCGCTCAAGCTCACCGAGAAGCTCGACGACCGCCGCATCCACCTCACGCGCGGCATCGCCCTCTTCCAGCAGGGCAGCCTGGATGCGTCGAAGCGCGAGCTGCTCCTCACCCGCCGCGACAAGAACATGCCCACCGAGGCCGCCTGCTACCTGGCGCGCGCGGAGATCGCCGCAGGCCACAAGGAAGACGCCAAGCCCGCCATCGACGCCATCTTCACCGCGGGCAAGCTCAGCCCCGAGGCGCAGGTGGCGCGCGGCGAGCTGCTCTGGGCGTCGGGCGACTCCGCGGGCGCGCAGACCTCGTTCGCGGCCGCCGCCGAGGATCGCCGCGAGTACGAGGCGCCGTACCTGCAGGGCAAGCTGCTCCTCTCGCAGGGCAAGCTCGCCGACGCCAAGGCCCCGCTGGAGCTCTCGCTCTCGCGCAACCACTTCTACGGCGAGGCCCACAAGGCGCTGGGCCGGCTGCTGCTCGCGCAGGGCGACGCCCAGGGCGCCCGCAGCCATCTCTCGATATATCTCAAAGAACACAAGGACGACGCCCTGGCCATGGCGGGGATGGCCCGCGCCAACCTGGCCATTGGCGACCTCTCCGACGCGCGCGGCTTCGCGCTCAAGGCCACCGAGCACCCCGGGCGCGACGCGGAGATCACCTGGACGCGCACCCAGGTGGACCTCGCCGCCGGCGACGGCTCGCTGGTGCTGCGCGAGCTCTCCAAGCGGGCCGCGGCGCTGCGCTCGGCCGACGCCTGGTGTGATCTCGGCGACGCGGCGTTCGACGTCGACGACACCAAGGCTGCGACGGTCGCCTACGAGAAGGCCGACAAGATGGAGCACGGCCTGGCGCGCGCGCGCGCGGGGCTCGCGGTGGCGCAGGCGCGCACCCAGGGCAAGGGCGCGCTCAAGGAGCTCACCGACCTCGCCGCGCCCGCGAACAAGCTGCCGCCGCTGCAGCAGGCGCGCGTGCTCGCCGAGGTGGCGCGGCTCTCACCTGCGGCAGAGCAGAAGGACAAGGCCACCGCGGCCGTGGCCACGAGCGACGCATCCGCGCCCGCGCACCTCGCGCTCGGCCTCGCGCTTGGGCGCACCGCGGAAGGACAGGCCGAGCTCGCGCGCGCGGTGGCGCTCGAGCCGGCGCTCGCCGAGGCCCACGTGGCCCTCGCTGAGACGTACTCCGCGCTGGGCGATCGCGCGCACGCGGTGAGCGAAGCCGGCGCGGCGCTGCGCATCACCTCGGCGGGGAGCGTGGCCACGCGGGCGCGCGCGCTTGCCGGTGGCGCCGCGGAGCCGGCCCCGAAGCCGATGCATGCTGCCAAGGGCGGCAAGAAGCGGAAGGGAAAGTGA